The genomic interval CGTTTTTTCATCAACCCCAACAGCCATTCCAGGATTTGTTCCCCATGTTACCATAGGCGCAATATCCTCACCTTGTAATGTAATTACTTCGTCATATTCCGCACCTTCATCTGTTTTTAATGTTTTCCAATATTTAACAGCTTCTTCGAACTCTTCTCCCTTTGGTGCATACTTTCTGCCTTTAATATAGGAGAACGTTGTTTCGTCAGGTGCAATTAATCCTGCTCTTGCTCCTGCCTCAATAGACATATTGCAAATAGTCATACGCTCATCCATTGATAAGTTTTCAATAACCTCACCGGTAAACTCAATAATGTAACCTGTTCCAAAACGAACTCCATACTTGCCAATCACAGCTAATATCACATCTTTAGCTGTTACACCTTGTTGTAATTTCCCTGGAACATGAATATTAAGTGTTTTTGGACGTTGTCTCCAGATTGTTTGTGTTGCTAAAACATGTTCAACCTCACTTGTACCGATACCAAATGCAATAGCTCCGAAAGCTCCGTGTGTTGAAGTATGGCTATCACCACAAACAATCGTTTTTCCTGGAAGTGTTAAGCCTAACTCCGGACCAATAACATGAACAATCCCTTGATCTTCACTTTCAAGGTCTGCTAAACGGATTCCAAATTCTTTACAGTTATTTTCTAATGCATTCACTTGAAGTTTCGCAATCTCGTCTTTGATCACAAAGCGATTAACTGTAGGAATATTATGATCCATCGTTGCAAATGTTCGATCAGGTCTTCTTACTTTACGATTTTTTTCACGTAGGCCTTCAAATGCCTGTGGAGATGTAACTTCATGTATTAAGTGTAAGTCAATATAGATTAAATCAGGTTTCCCCTGCTCTTGTTGAACAATATGCTCATCATATATCTTTTCAATTATCGTTCTTGGCTTCATGGTCAGGTACCCCCTTTAATAGATAGAAAAAATGAGGGGCTGACTTAGTACAAGTGTCAGACCCCTCAAACTCAATATAGCTGATCGTATAATTGCCTTTACAACTATAATTGGTCATTATTGGTTAGGACAACTCCATATCATTGGTCAGCCCTTTATACATTTCGATTTATCCATACTTTACGGGCCGCCCCCCTTTTTTTCTTAAGCTGCTCGAAAAAGCAAAGAAGATAGGTGAGGATAACTACTCGTAAAGCTTCGATAAGTCTGGCTTTTTATGAATAAGCTTCCATAATATTTAAAATAGCATGGTCATCCGCTAGTGCATTTTTAATTTCTTCACCAATTTGTTTTGTTGAAATTGCATTTCCATCCTCAGAAAGATCTGCTGTTCTTTTACCTGAATTTAAAACATTATCAACCGCTTTTTCAATTGCTTTGGCCTCTTCCTCTAATCCGAATGATTGACGAAGCATCGCTGCTGCTGAAAGAATAGTAGCTATTGGATTCGCAATATTTTTTCCGGCAATATCAGGAGCAGAACCATGAACTGGCTCATATAAATGCAGCCCACTTGAAGACAAGCTTGCAGATGATAGCATTCCAAGTGAACCTGTAATCATAGATGCTTCATCACTTAAAATATCGCCAAACATATTTTCAGTCACAATGACATCAAATTGTTTCGGTGAACGAATAAGCTGCATTGCTGCATTATCAACAAGCATATGCTCTAAAGTGACATCGGGATATCTTGCAGCAACCTCTTCTGCTACTTCCCTCCATACCCTGCTTGATTCTAATACGTTTGCTTTATCAACTGATGTAACATGTTTACGGCGCTTACTTGCAATTTCGAATGCAGAAACAAGAATTCGTTCGATTTCATAACGTTTATATAGTAATGTATCGACTACAGCTTCTTCACCCTCATGAACAATACGCTCACTAGGCTTTCCGAAATATAATCCGCCAGTTAGCTCCCTAACGATAACAAAATCTACTCCATTAACGTATTCCTTTTTTAAAGGGGAAGAATCTAACAAACTATCAAACGTTTTAATTGGGCGAAGGTTCGCATACAAATCAAGTTCTTTACGCAAAGCCAAAAGTCCCCGCTCTGGTCTGAGTTCAACAGGATTCTGATCCCATTTCGGCCCACCGACAGCACCTAAAATAATTGCATCAGATTTTTTACAAGTAGTAATCGTTTCCTCAGGCAGTGGGTTACCTTTTTGATCTATCGCATCTCCACCGATCAGTCCATAATTAAATTGAAATTGATGATGAAAATGCTCTGCAATAGCTTTTAATATTTCAACTGTTACATCAACCACTTCTTTACCAATGCCGTCACCCGGTAATAATGCGATTGTTTTTTTCATGAATCTATCCCCCTTCTTGTAATGTATTAATTTAGTAGACTTGCTTCAAAGGATAAATTAGGTAGTTCAGATAGTAGCAAAATACGATTAACTGCATTAATGTAAGCTTTAGCAGATGCTTCTAGTACATCATGTGCCATCCCTCTGCCACTAGCTTCTGTTTCACCAATTTTTATTTTCACATATACTTGTGCAAGTGCATCACGTCCGCCGCTATTAGACTGGATGCGATAATCTATTAAATTAATTGTTTTTCCTACACAACGTTCTAACGTATTGTAGATTGCTTCAACACTACCCGCACCAGTTGCCGCTTCTTGAATTAACTCATTTTCAGCGTTTAATAAAGTAATCGTTGCTGTAGGAATCTGTGATGTACCATATTGTACTTGTAATGATTTTAATTCGAAAGCTGCTTC from Metabacillus sediminilitoris carries:
- the leuC gene encoding 3-isopropylmalate dehydratase large subunit, which translates into the protein MKPRTIIEKIYDEHIVQQEQGKPDLIYIDLHLIHEVTSPQAFEGLREKNRKVRRPDRTFATMDHNIPTVNRFVIKDEIAKLQVNALENNCKEFGIRLADLESEDQGIVHVIGPELGLTLPGKTIVCGDSHTSTHGAFGAIAFGIGTSEVEHVLATQTIWRQRPKTLNIHVPGKLQQGVTAKDVILAVIGKYGVRFGTGYIIEFTGEVIENLSMDERMTICNMSIEAGARAGLIAPDETTFSYIKGRKYAPKGEEFEEAVKYWKTLKTDEGAEYDEVITLQGEDIAPMVTWGTNPGMAVGVDEKTPDLNGFQNEEEVDEAKRAFEYMGLQPNMKIEDITIEHVFIGSCTNSRLTDLRQAAEVIKAHKGQKVAPTVRALVVPGSQTVKKVAEEEGLDIIFKEAGFEWRESGCSMCLSMNNDVVPEGERCASTSNRNFEGRQGKGARTHLVSPAMAAAAALHGKFVDVRHIQKEKIQA
- the leuB gene encoding 3-isopropylmalate dehydrogenase, translated to MKKTIALLPGDGIGKEVVDVTVEILKAIAEHFHHQFQFNYGLIGGDAIDQKGNPLPEETITTCKKSDAIILGAVGGPKWDQNPVELRPERGLLALRKELDLYANLRPIKTFDSLLDSSPLKKEYVNGVDFVIVRELTGGLYFGKPSERIVHEGEEAVVDTLLYKRYEIERILVSAFEIASKRRKHVTSVDKANVLESSRVWREVAEEVAARYPDVTLEHMLVDNAAMQLIRSPKQFDVIVTENMFGDILSDEASMITGSLGMLSSASLSSSGLHLYEPVHGSAPDIAGKNIANPIATILSAAAMLRQSFGLEEEAKAIEKAVDNVLNSGKRTADLSEDGNAISTKQIGEEIKNALADDHAILNIMEAYS